One Bacillus amyloliquefaciens DSM 7 = ATCC 23350 DNA window includes the following coding sequences:
- a CDS encoding S8 family peptidase, with amino-acid sequence MNGEMRLIPYVTDEQIMDVNELPEGIKVIKAPELWAKGFKGKDIKIAVLDTGCDVNHPDLKDRIIGGKNFTDDDGGKEDAFSDYNGHGTHVSGTIAANDSNGGISGVAPEASLLIVKVLGGQNGSGKYEWIINGINYAVEQKADIISMSLGGPSDVPELKEAVTNAVKSGVLVVCAAGNEGDGDERTEELSYPAAYNEVIAVGSVSVARKSSEFSNANKEIDLVAPGENILSTLPNHKYGKLTGTSMAAPHVSGALALIKGLEQASFQRTLSEAEVYAQLVRRTLPLDIAKTLAGNGFLYLDAPDVLMEKAEQAQLLSF; translated from the coding sequence ATGAATGGTGAAATGCGGTTGATTCCTTATGTCACGGATGAGCAAATCATGGATGTGAACGAGCTTCCTGAGGGTATTAAAGTGATTAAGGCGCCAGAATTGTGGGCAAAAGGGTTTAAAGGCAAGGATATTAAAATCGCAGTGCTTGACACAGGCTGTGACGTTAATCATCCTGATTTGAAAGACCGGATTATCGGCGGGAAAAACTTCACCGATGATGACGGAGGCAAAGAAGACGCGTTTTCCGATTACAACGGACACGGGACACATGTTTCCGGAACGATTGCCGCCAATGATTCAAACGGCGGAATTTCGGGAGTTGCGCCGGAAGCGAGCCTTTTAATCGTGAAAGTTCTCGGCGGTCAAAACGGCAGCGGAAAATACGAATGGATCATTAACGGCATCAACTACGCTGTTGAACAAAAGGCTGATATCATTTCTATGTCACTCGGCGGGCCGAGCGATGTGCCTGAACTGAAAGAAGCCGTCACAAATGCGGTAAAAAGCGGTGTACTGGTCGTTTGCGCAGCAGGAAACGAAGGCGACGGAGACGAGCGGACAGAGGAACTGTCGTATCCGGCCGCTTACAACGAAGTAATTGCCGTCGGATCAGTCTCAGTCGCGCGAAAATCGTCAGAATTTTCAAACGCAAATAAAGAGATTGACCTGGTGGCTCCCGGCGAAAACATTCTCTCCACCCTTCCCAACCATAAATACGGGAAGCTGACGGGCACTTCGATGGCCGCCCCGCATGTGAGCGGAGCGCTTGCCTTAATAAAAGGGCTTGAACAGGCCTCGTTTCAGCGGACGCTTTCTGAGGCAGAAGTTTACGCCCAACTTGTGCGGCGGACCCTTCCCTTGGATATCGCCAAAACATTGGCCGGGAACGGATTTCTGTATTTAGACGCGCCTGATGTGCTGATGGAAAAAGCCGAACAGGCACAGCTGCTGTCTTTCTGA
- the metE gene encoding 5-methyltetrahydropteroyltriglutamate--homocysteine S-methyltransferase, producing the protein MTTIKTSNLGFPRIGLNREWKKALEAYWKGKTDKETFLKELDGLFLSAVKTQLDQNIDIVPVSDFTHYDHVLDTAVSFNWIPKRFRSITDPIDTYFAIARGVKDAVSSEMTKWFNTNYHYIVPEYDESIEFRLTRNKQLDDYRRIKEEFGVETKPVIVGPYTFVTLAKGYEESEAKAIQKRLVPLYVQLLKELEAEGVKWVQIDEPALVTASSEDVRAAKELYESITKELSGLNVLLQTYFDSVDAYEELVSYPVQGIGLDFVHDKGRNLEQLKKHGFPKDKVLAAGVIDGRNIWKIDAEERLDATLDILSHADIEELWIQPSSSLLHVPVAKHPDEHLEKDLLNGLSYAKEKLAELGVLKEGLLSGKAAVSAQIEESKAALKALKAFATGANSAQKEELNQLTEKDFSRPASFEERLALQNESLGLPLLPTTTIGSFPQSAEVRSARQKWRKKEWTDEQYQAFINAETKRWVDIQEEIGLDVLVHGEFERTDMVEYFGEKLAGFAFTKYAWVQSYGSRCVRPPVIFGDVEFIEPMTVKDTLYAQSLTEKHMKGMLTGPVTILNWSFPRVDISRKEIAFQIGLALRKEVKALEDAGIQIIQVDEPALREGLPLKTQDWDEYLTWAAEAFRLTTSSVKNETQIHTHMCYSNFEDIVDTINDLDADVITIEHSRSHGGFLEYLKEHPYVKGLGLGVYDIHSPRVPATEEIYQIIDDALEVCPTDRFWVNPDCGLKTRQQEETVAALKNMVDAAKQARKKQAQLV; encoded by the coding sequence ATGACAACTATTAAAACTTCGAATCTTGGTTTTCCGAGAATCGGCTTGAACAGAGAATGGAAAAAAGCGCTTGAAGCTTATTGGAAAGGAAAAACTGATAAAGAAACGTTTCTTAAAGAGCTTGACGGTTTATTCTTATCAGCTGTCAAAACACAGCTTGACCAAAATATTGATATTGTGCCGGTCTCTGATTTCACCCATTATGACCATGTGCTCGATACAGCCGTCAGCTTTAACTGGATTCCGAAAAGATTCCGCAGCATTACGGACCCCATTGATACATATTTCGCGATTGCCCGCGGTGTAAAAGACGCCGTTTCCAGTGAAATGACGAAATGGTTTAATACCAACTACCATTACATCGTTCCTGAATATGACGAAAGCATTGAATTCCGTCTGACGAGAAACAAACAGCTTGACGACTACCGCCGGATCAAAGAAGAATTCGGAGTGGAAACGAAACCCGTCATTGTCGGTCCGTACACATTTGTCACGCTTGCGAAAGGTTACGAAGAATCAGAAGCAAAAGCGATTCAAAAGCGCCTTGTCCCTCTTTATGTTCAGCTGCTGAAAGAGCTTGAAGCAGAAGGCGTCAAATGGGTTCAGATTGATGAGCCAGCCCTTGTGACAGCTTCTTCTGAAGATGTCCGCGCCGCAAAAGAACTCTATGAATCGATCACAAAAGAGCTTTCAGGGCTGAACGTCCTTTTACAGACATACTTTGATTCGGTCGATGCGTATGAAGAACTTGTTTCTTATCCTGTACAGGGAATCGGGCTTGATTTCGTGCATGATAAAGGCAGAAACCTGGAGCAATTGAAAAAACACGGCTTCCCGAAAGATAAAGTGCTGGCAGCGGGTGTGATTGACGGCCGCAATATTTGGAAAATCGATGCTGAAGAACGCCTTGATGCGACTCTTGATATCCTCAGCCACGCTGACATAGAGGAATTATGGATTCAGCCTTCAAGCAGCCTTCTGCACGTCCCGGTGGCAAAACACCCTGACGAACATCTTGAAAAAGATCTGCTGAACGGCCTGTCATACGCTAAAGAAAAGTTGGCGGAACTCGGTGTCTTAAAAGAAGGCCTCCTGTCCGGCAAAGCGGCCGTCAGTGCGCAGATCGAAGAGTCCAAAGCGGCACTGAAAGCACTGAAAGCTTTCGCAACAGGGGCGAACTCAGCTCAAAAAGAAGAACTGAATCAGCTGACGGAAAAAGATTTCTCCCGTCCTGCAAGCTTTGAGGAACGATTGGCGCTGCAAAATGAATCACTCGGTCTTCCCCTTCTGCCGACGACGACAATCGGAAGCTTCCCTCAATCTGCTGAAGTGCGGAGCGCACGCCAAAAATGGCGAAAAAAAGAGTGGACGGACGAACAATACCAAGCCTTTATTAATGCGGAAACGAAGCGCTGGGTTGACATTCAGGAAGAAATCGGGTTAGATGTGCTCGTTCACGGAGAATTTGAACGGACGGACATGGTAGAATACTTCGGTGAAAAACTGGCCGGATTCGCCTTTACGAAATATGCATGGGTGCAGTCTTACGGTTCACGCTGCGTACGTCCGCCTGTCATTTTCGGAGATGTCGAATTTATCGAACCGATGACGGTAAAAGATACGCTCTACGCCCAATCGCTGACGGAAAAGCATATGAAAGGCATGCTGACTGGACCTGTCACCATTTTAAACTGGTCATTCCCGCGCGTGGATATTTCAAGAAAAGAAATCGCCTTCCAGATCGGGCTTGCCCTCAGAAAAGAAGTTAAAGCGCTTGAAGATGCAGGTATTCAGATTATCCAAGTCGATGAACCTGCGCTCCGCGAAGGGCTGCCGTTAAAAACGCAGGATTGGGATGAATATTTAACTTGGGCCGCAGAAGCATTCCGATTAACGACGTCTTCTGTGAAAAATGAGACGCAGATTCATACGCATATGTGTTACAGCAACTTTGAAGATATCGTAGATACGATCAATGATCTTGACGCGGATGTCATTACAATCGAACACAGCAGAAGCCACGGAGGATTTTTAGAGTACCTGAAAGAACATCCATACGTAAAAGGCCTCGGACTCGGTGTATACGACATTCACAGCCCGCGTGTGCCGGCTACTGAAGAAATCTATCAAATTATCGATGACGCGCTTGAAGTGTGTCCTACAGACCGCTTCTGGGTAAACCCGGACTGCGGACTGAAAACAAGACAGCAGGAAGAAACCGTTGCGGCATTGAAAAATATGGTCGACGCTGCGAAACAGGCACGAAAAAAACAAGCTCAGCTTGTATAA